From Microbacterium croceum, a single genomic window includes:
- a CDS encoding proline dehydrogenase family protein: MTAVDTTPRTSDVAAVVQRWLAESETHPVEPAAQRLAEVLKDPNGLDFTVGFVDGVMRPEDLSVAGRKLSEISEITPTLLPWYLRAAIRTGGFMAPKLPGVVVPISRRVLRAMVGHLVLDATPAKLGPAIAKLRGSGNRLNLNLLGEAVLGEREAGRRLQGTRDFLARDDVDYVSIKVSSVVSQLSMWSFDEAVADVVTRLTPLYELAARSEAAGKAKFINLDMEEFRDLDLTIAAFTSILDQPGLENLEAGIVLQAYLPDALGAMQHLQEWATARRAKGGAPIKVRVVKGANLAMEHVDAAVHGWPLATYSTKQDSDTNYKRVLDWALTPERLDAVRIGVAGHNLFDIAYTWLLSQARGVDGGELVEYEMLLGMATGQAEAVRKDVGRLLLYTPVVNPAEFDVAIAYLVRRLEENASPENFMSAVFELASNPTLLTRERERFERSLAGLEADRSVPTSNRVQNRQTEADAATPTTAFHNQPDTDPALGANRAWGRAILQRSVHTTLGVDAIAAARVETAEQLDGIFAAATAAAEKWAALPAAERAAVLHRAGDELAARRGQLLEIMAHEAGKTLAEADPEVSEAIDFAHYYAERAKDLETISGAEFLPSKVTVVTPPWNFPVAIPAGGVLAGLASGSGVIIKPAKLTQRCGAVMIEALWAAGVPRDLLALVDLASRDLGTRLVASPEVDRVILTGAYETAQLFRSFRSDLPLLAETSGKNAIIVTPSADLDLAAADVARSAFGHAGQKCSAASLAILVGSVADSKRFERQLVDAVASMRVGLPDDPSTQMGPIIEPADGKLLAALTELGTGEKWLVKPRKLDAEGKQWTPGVKTGVAEGSYFHMTEFFGPVLGIMHAKDLDEAIRLQNAVDYGLTAGLHSLDSTEVATWLDRVEAGNLYVNRGITGAIVQRQPFGGWKRSAVGAGAKAGGPNYLFGLGEWAASELPAAVPGAAMAPAIEGLLRAAAGELDGAQSDWLRRAAASDEHAWTSEFGAVSDKSGLGVERNLFRYRPVAVDVRLSEDAPLVESVRVLAAALRSGSPFTVSAASLPSGIEKALRAQGVSVTHEKDAAWVKHFAKAVSKGKSSWQRVRLVGGDASALFTALGGSPDVAVWSHAVTGAGRVEMLPFLHEQAVSITNHRFGNPTGLTDGVI; this comes from the coding sequence ATGACTGCCGTCGACACCACTCCCCGCACCTCGGACGTCGCCGCCGTCGTGCAGCGCTGGCTCGCCGAGAGCGAGACCCACCCCGTCGAGCCGGCCGCCCAGCGTCTCGCCGAGGTGCTGAAGGACCCGAACGGACTCGACTTCACGGTCGGCTTCGTCGACGGTGTCATGCGCCCGGAGGACCTGAGCGTCGCGGGTCGCAAGCTCTCCGAGATCTCGGAGATCACCCCCACTCTGCTGCCCTGGTACCTGCGCGCCGCGATCAGGACCGGCGGCTTCATGGCCCCGAAGCTCCCCGGCGTCGTGGTGCCGATCTCCCGCCGCGTGCTGCGGGCGATGGTCGGCCACCTGGTGCTCGACGCGACGCCCGCCAAGCTCGGCCCGGCGATCGCGAAGCTGCGGGGGAGCGGCAACCGTCTGAACCTCAACCTGCTCGGCGAGGCGGTGCTCGGTGAGCGCGAGGCCGGCCGCCGTCTGCAGGGCACCCGCGACTTCCTGGCCCGCGACGACGTCGACTACGTCTCGATCAAGGTGTCCAGCGTGGTCAGCCAGCTGTCGATGTGGTCGTTCGACGAGGCCGTCGCCGACGTCGTGACCCGCCTCACGCCGCTGTACGAGCTCGCGGCACGTTCCGAGGCTGCCGGCAAGGCGAAGTTCATCAACCTCGACATGGAGGAGTTCCGCGACCTCGACCTGACGATCGCGGCGTTCACCAGCATCCTCGACCAGCCGGGACTCGAGAACCTCGAAGCCGGCATCGTGCTGCAGGCCTACCTTCCCGACGCCCTCGGCGCGATGCAGCACCTGCAGGAGTGGGCGACCGCGCGGCGGGCGAAGGGCGGAGCGCCGATCAAGGTCCGCGTCGTCAAGGGTGCGAACCTGGCGATGGAGCATGTCGACGCCGCCGTGCACGGCTGGCCGCTCGCGACCTACTCCACCAAGCAGGACTCCGACACCAACTACAAGCGCGTGCTCGACTGGGCGCTGACGCCGGAGCGCCTGGATGCCGTGCGCATCGGCGTCGCCGGGCACAACCTCTTCGACATCGCCTACACGTGGCTGCTCTCGCAGGCGCGCGGTGTCGACGGCGGCGAGCTCGTCGAGTACGAGATGCTGCTGGGCATGGCGACGGGTCAGGCCGAGGCCGTGCGCAAGGACGTCGGACGCCTGCTGCTGTACACGCCGGTCGTGAACCCGGCGGAGTTCGACGTGGCGATCGCCTACCTCGTGCGCCGGCTGGAGGAGAACGCCAGCCCGGAGAACTTCATGTCTGCCGTCTTCGAGCTGGCCTCGAACCCGACGCTGCTCACGCGCGAACGGGAGCGCTTCGAGCGGTCGCTCGCCGGGCTCGAAGCCGACCGCTCGGTGCCGACGTCGAACCGCGTGCAGAACCGGCAGACGGAGGCGGATGCCGCCACCCCGACGACTGCGTTCCACAACCAGCCCGACACCGACCCCGCACTCGGCGCCAACCGCGCCTGGGGCCGCGCGATCCTGCAGCGCTCGGTGCACACGACCCTCGGTGTCGATGCGATCGCCGCCGCACGCGTCGAGACGGCCGAGCAGCTCGACGGCATCTTCGCCGCCGCCACCGCCGCCGCCGAGAAGTGGGCTGCTCTTCCGGCCGCCGAGCGTGCCGCCGTGCTGCACCGCGCGGGCGACGAGCTGGCCGCACGCCGCGGCCAGCTGCTCGAGATCATGGCGCACGAGGCGGGCAAGACCCTTGCCGAGGCCGACCCCGAGGTCAGTGAGGCGATCGACTTCGCCCACTACTACGCCGAGCGCGCGAAGGACCTCGAGACCATCTCCGGCGCCGAGTTCCTCCCCTCGAAGGTCACGGTCGTGACCCCGCCGTGGAACTTCCCGGTCGCGATCCCCGCCGGCGGTGTGCTGGCCGGACTCGCTTCGGGCTCCGGGGTGATCATCAAGCCCGCCAAGCTCACGCAGCGCTGCGGCGCCGTCATGATCGAGGCGCTGTGGGCCGCCGGCGTGCCGCGCGATCTGCTCGCCCTGGTCGACCTCGCCTCGCGAGATCTGGGCACCCGCCTGGTCGCGAGCCCGGAGGTGGACCGCGTGATCCTCACCGGCGCCTACGAGACCGCGCAGCTGTTCCGCTCGTTCCGGTCCGACCTGCCGCTGCTCGCCGAGACCAGCGGCAAGAACGCGATCATCGTGACGCCGTCGGCCGACCTCGACCTCGCCGCCGCCGACGTCGCCCGCAGCGCCTTCGGCCACGCGGGGCAGAAGTGCTCCGCGGCGTCGCTGGCGATCCTCGTCGGCTCGGTCGCCGACTCGAAGCGGTTCGAGCGTCAGCTCGTCGATGCGGTCGCCTCGATGCGCGTCGGTCTGCCCGACGACCCGAGCACGCAAATGGGGCCGATCATCGAGCCGGCCGACGGCAAGCTGCTCGCCGCCCTCACCGAGCTCGGCACGGGCGAGAAGTGGCTCGTGAAGCCGCGCAAGCTCGACGCCGAGGGGAAGCAGTGGACCCCCGGTGTCAAGACCGGCGTCGCCGAGGGCTCGTACTTCCACATGACGGAGTTCTTCGGCCCGGTGCTCGGCATCATGCACGCCAAGGACCTCGACGAGGCCATCCGCCTGCAGAACGCGGTGGACTATGGCCTCACGGCCGGCCTGCACTCGCTCGACTCCACCGAGGTCGCCACCTGGCTCGACCGCGTCGAAGCGGGCAACCTGTACGTGAACCGCGGCATCACCGGAGCGATCGTGCAGCGTCAGCCGTTCGGCGGCTGGAAGCGCTCGGCCGTCGGTGCCGGCGCGAAGGCCGGTGGCCCGAACTACCTGTTCGGCCTCGGCGAGTGGGCGGCCTCCGAGCTGCCGGCCGCGGTGCCGGGCGCAGCGATGGCGCCCGCGATCGAGGGGCTGCTGCGTGCGGCCGCCGGCGAGCTCGACGGTGCGCAGAGCGACTGGCTGCGACGGGCCGCCGCATCCGATGAGCACGCCTGGACCTCCGAGTTCGGCGCGGTGTCCGACAAGTCGGGTCTGGGGGTCGAGCGCAATCTCTTCCGCTACCGTCCTGTCGCCGTCGACGTGCGCCTGTCGGAGGACGCGCCGCTGGTGGAGAGCGTGCGCGTGCTCGCTGCGGCTCTGCGCAGCGGCAGCCCGTTCACGGTCTCGGCCGCGAGCCTGCCGAGCGGTATCGAGAAGGCGCTGCGTGCGCAGGGCGTGTCCGTGACGCACGAGAAGGATGCCGCCTGGGTGAAGCACTTCGCCAAGGCGGTGTCGAAGGGCAAGAGCAGCTGGCAGCGGGTGCGTCTGGTCGGCGGCGACGCTTCGGCGCTGTTCACCGCGCTGGGCGGAAGCCCCGACGTGGCCGTCTGGTCGCACGCCGTGACCGGCGCCGGACGCGTCGAGATGCTGCCGTTCCTGCACGAGCAGGCCGTGTCGATCACGAACCACCGCTTCGGCAACCCGACCGGGCTGACGGACGGCGTGATCTGA
- a CDS encoding ABC transporter ATP-binding protein: MTTGPLELTGITKSYGSRRVLDDVSFTVTPGRLTGFVGGNGAGKTTTMRIVLGLLSADGGTVDLNGAPLTTADRRRFGYMPEERGLYPKMKVLEQIVYLARLHGFDKPEATARATELLTELGLGERLNDTIESLSLGNQQRAQIAAALVHNPEVLILDEPFSGLDPLAVDVVAGVLQSSAAKGAAILFSSHQLDVVERLCDDLVILAGGTIRASGSRDALRSEHAGNRYELISAGDAGWLRTEPGITVVDFEGGYALFDADGPDTAQRVLRSAVERGDVASFSPKHPSLAQIFKEVIQ, encoded by the coding sequence ATGACCACTGGACCCCTGGAACTGACGGGCATCACCAAGAGCTACGGCTCTCGGCGCGTGCTCGACGACGTCTCCTTCACCGTGACCCCTGGACGACTCACCGGCTTCGTCGGCGGCAACGGCGCCGGCAAGACCACGACCATGCGGATCGTGCTCGGGCTGCTGTCCGCCGACGGCGGGACCGTCGACCTGAACGGCGCGCCGCTGACCACGGCCGACCGTCGCCGCTTCGGCTACATGCCGGAGGAGCGCGGCCTCTACCCCAAGATGAAGGTGCTTGAGCAGATCGTCTACCTGGCACGGCTGCACGGCTTCGACAAGCCCGAGGCCACGGCGCGGGCGACCGAGCTGCTCACCGAGCTGGGCCTGGGTGAGCGCCTGAACGACACGATCGAGTCCCTCTCACTGGGCAACCAGCAGCGGGCGCAGATCGCGGCCGCCCTGGTGCACAACCCCGAGGTGCTCATCCTGGACGAGCCGTTCTCCGGCCTCGACCCCCTCGCGGTCGATGTGGTCGCCGGGGTGCTGCAGTCCAGCGCCGCGAAGGGTGCGGCCATCCTGTTCTCCTCGCACCAGCTCGACGTGGTCGAGCGCCTGTGCGATGACCTGGTGATCCTCGCCGGGGGCACGATCCGGGCATCCGGCTCGCGCGACGCGCTGCGCTCCGAGCACGCGGGCAACCGCTACGAGTTGATCTCGGCGGGCGACGCCGGCTGGCTGCGCACCGAACCAGGCATCACGGTCGTCGACTTCGAGGGCGGCTATGCGCTGTTCGACGCCGACGGCCCCGACACCGCGCAGCGCGTGCTGCGATCCGCCGTCGAACGGGGCGATGTCGCGAGCTTCTCCCCCAAGCATCCCTCTCTCGCCCAGATCTTCAAGGAGGTCATCCAGTGA
- a CDS encoding nitroreductase family protein has product MSTPVIDRTAPTEHPVLDVLAGRWSPRAYDAQNSIDEGKLATALEAARWSPSANNSQPWRFIVARRGTALHAQVVDALVGFNQAWAANAAVLVVAIAETETADGTPITHAFYDLGQAVAHFSVQAHHDGLLVHQMSGFDPEVVREFADLEERFVPATVFAVGEFGDVEALPEVLQEREVAPRVRRPIAETVILSA; this is encoded by the coding sequence GTGAGCACTCCCGTCATCGATCGCACCGCACCGACCGAGCACCCCGTCCTCGACGTCCTCGCCGGACGCTGGAGCCCCCGCGCCTACGACGCGCAGAACTCGATCGACGAGGGCAAGCTCGCCACCGCTCTCGAAGCGGCCCGCTGGAGCCCCTCCGCGAACAACTCGCAGCCGTGGCGCTTCATCGTCGCCCGTCGCGGAACCGCCCTGCACGCGCAGGTCGTCGACGCGCTGGTCGGCTTCAACCAGGCCTGGGCCGCGAACGCCGCCGTGCTCGTCGTCGCGATCGCCGAGACCGAGACCGCCGACGGCACCCCGATCACGCACGCCTTCTACGACCTCGGTCAGGCCGTCGCGCACTTCTCGGTGCAGGCACACCACGACGGTCTCCTCGTGCACCAGATGAGCGGTTTCGACCCCGAGGTCGTGCGCGAGTTCGCCGACCTGGAGGAGCGCTTCGTTCCCGCCACCGTCTTCGCGGTCGGCGAGTTCGGTGACGTCGAGGCCCTGCCCGAGGTGCTGCAGGAGCGCGAGGTCGCCCCGCGCGTGCGCCGCCCGATCGCCGAGACGGTGATCCTCAGCGCCTGA
- a CDS encoding LysR substrate-binding domain-containing protein — protein sequence MLDVNRLRMLVELSRRGTLSAVADALSYSKASVSQQLSALERDVGVPLLRRVGRGVQFTPQGNVLVAEAIGILDQLEHAQVAVAESLTEVTGTVRIAVFQSAAHSLLPRALESLKTDHPALRVEVTECDPETGLVGVSSRDFDLILAEQYPGVTRPIHADLDRVALAHDAIALARRPGTPDTADAVAALWSTREQPWVLEPAGTASRAWAEQLCRTAGFEPDVRFEVADLTAHVRLIRAGLATGLLPELVWAGETPTVALTPLPAQPRREIFSSARRVSAAAPSIRAVRRALASAASHNLLE from the coding sequence GTGCTCGACGTCAACCGCCTGCGGATGCTCGTGGAACTCAGTCGCCGCGGCACGCTGTCGGCCGTCGCCGACGCCCTCTCGTACAGCAAGGCCTCGGTCTCGCAGCAGCTGAGCGCACTGGAGCGCGACGTGGGCGTGCCGCTGCTGCGCCGGGTCGGCCGGGGTGTGCAGTTCACCCCGCAGGGCAACGTGCTGGTGGCCGAGGCGATCGGCATCCTGGATCAGCTCGAGCACGCCCAGGTCGCGGTGGCGGAGTCGCTGACCGAGGTGACCGGCACCGTGCGGATCGCGGTGTTCCAGTCCGCCGCGCACTCGCTGCTCCCCCGGGCGCTCGAGTCGCTCAAGACCGACCATCCGGCGCTGCGCGTCGAGGTGACCGAGTGCGACCCCGAGACCGGGCTGGTCGGTGTCTCCAGCCGCGACTTCGATCTGATCCTCGCCGAGCAGTACCCCGGCGTCACGCGGCCGATCCACGCCGACCTCGACCGGGTCGCGCTCGCCCACGACGCGATCGCCCTGGCCCGACGCCCGGGCACTCCCGACACCGCGGATGCCGTCGCCGCGCTCTGGTCGACGCGCGAGCAGCCCTGGGTGCTCGAACCTGCCGGCACCGCATCGCGGGCCTGGGCGGAACAGCTGTGCCGCACGGCCGGGTTCGAGCCGGACGTGCGCTTCGAGGTCGCCGACCTCACCGCCCACGTGCGCCTCATCCGCGCCGGGCTCGCCACCGGACTCCTGCCTGAGCTCGTCTGGGCCGGGGAGACCCCGACCGTGGCGCTCACCCCTCTGCCGGCGCAGCCGCGGCGCGAGATCTTCTCCTCCGCGCGGCGGGTGTCAGCCGCAGCCCCGTCGATCCGCGCGGTGCGCCGGGCCCTGGCATCCGCCGCCTCGCACAACCTGCTCGAATGA
- a CDS encoding response regulator codes for MTTTPIRVLIVDDHAMLRAGFRTILQTQPDITVVGEAATGADAVVQASALHPDVITMDVQMPDMDGIEATRLIVADPEVAAAIAIVTTFDRDDYLHRALEAGASGFLLKNADAEDLIAAVRALAAGDGMLAPEVTRRVLARFAATPTPPVTASVSTAPARPATVLAEPLTERESEVLTLLADARSNAEIAGALYIGEATVKTHVSRILQKLGARDRVQAVVLAHRLGLA; via the coding sequence ATGACCACCACCCCCATCCGCGTGCTCATCGTCGATGACCACGCGATGCTCCGTGCGGGGTTCCGTACGATCCTCCAGACGCAGCCCGACATCACGGTGGTCGGCGAGGCGGCGACCGGCGCGGATGCGGTTGTTCAGGCATCCGCTCTGCACCCCGACGTCATCACGATGGACGTGCAGATGCCCGACATGGACGGCATCGAGGCGACCAGACTCATCGTGGCCGACCCCGAAGTGGCCGCCGCGATCGCGATCGTCACGACCTTCGACCGCGACGACTACCTGCACAGGGCGCTCGAGGCCGGAGCCAGCGGGTTCCTGCTCAAGAACGCCGACGCCGAGGACCTGATCGCCGCCGTGCGCGCTCTCGCCGCCGGCGACGGGATGCTCGCGCCGGAGGTCACGCGTCGCGTGCTCGCCCGGTTCGCCGCGACGCCGACCCCTCCCGTCACGGCATCGGTCTCGACGGCACCCGCACGACCCGCGACCGTGCTCGCCGAGCCGCTGACCGAGCGCGAGTCCGAGGTGCTGACGCTGCTCGCCGACGCCCGCAGCAACGCCGAGATCGCCGGAGCGCTGTACATCGGCGAGGCCACGGTGAAGACGCACGTGTCGCGCATCCTGCAGAAGCTCGGCGCGCGGGACCGCGTGCAGGCCGTCGTGCTGGCGCACCGCCTCGGGCTCGCCTAG
- a CDS encoding ABC transporter permease — MSTPAPVRNSNGIWLVAEREIGSKLRSKAFLISTGILLLIALVGILLSGFASKGAAAEKMPVAATSQTEAAVSALPNVTVTAAADEAAAEELVRSEKVDAAVIRGDGPSGYTIIALKDAPGSLVSGLSQSPDIVILDPATTNPLLRYFIAIGFGLVFMMAAATFGGTIAQSVVEEKQTRVVEVLLSAIPARTLLAGKVIGNTVLAMGQILALAAIATVGLIITGQNEILATLGAPIIWFAVFFLFGFILLASMFAAAASMVSRQEDIGSTTTPITMLIMAPYILVIVFNDNPLVLTIMSYVPFSAPVGMPMRLFVGEAQWWEPLLSLVILLASCVAAIVIGAKIYENSLLRMGTRVKLKEALRG; from the coding sequence GTGAGCACTCCGGCTCCCGTCCGCAACTCCAACGGCATCTGGCTCGTCGCCGAGCGCGAGATCGGGTCGAAGCTGCGCAGCAAGGCGTTCCTCATCTCGACCGGCATCCTGCTGCTGATCGCCCTGGTCGGCATCCTGCTCTCGGGATTCGCCAGCAAGGGGGCGGCGGCAGAGAAGATGCCGGTGGCGGCGACATCGCAGACCGAAGCCGCCGTCTCGGCACTGCCGAACGTCACCGTGACCGCGGCGGCCGATGAGGCGGCAGCCGAGGAGCTCGTGCGCTCCGAGAAGGTCGACGCGGCGGTGATTCGCGGCGACGGGCCCTCGGGCTACACGATCATCGCACTGAAGGACGCCCCCGGCTCGCTCGTCTCCGGGCTGTCGCAGTCACCCGACATCGTGATCCTCGACCCCGCGACCACCAACCCGCTGCTGCGCTACTTCATCGCGATCGGCTTCGGCCTCGTGTTCATGATGGCCGCGGCGACCTTCGGCGGCACGATCGCGCAGAGCGTCGTCGAGGAGAAGCAGACCCGCGTCGTGGAGGTGCTGCTGTCGGCGATCCCGGCCCGCACCCTGCTCGCCGGCAAGGTGATCGGCAACACGGTGCTCGCGATGGGACAGATCCTCGCGCTCGCAGCGATCGCCACGGTGGGGCTGATCATCACGGGTCAGAACGAGATCCTCGCCACCCTCGGGGCGCCGATCATCTGGTTCGCGGTCTTCTTCCTCTTCGGGTTCATCCTGCTGGCGTCGATGTTCGCGGCAGCGGCATCCATGGTCTCTCGCCAGGAGGACATCGGTTCCACGACCACCCCGATCACGATGCTGATCATGGCGCCGTACATCCTGGTGATCGTCTTCAACGACAACCCGCTGGTGCTGACGATCATGTCGTACGTGCCGTTCTCGGCACCGGTCGGCATGCCGATGCGCCTGTTCGTCGGCGAGGCGCAGTGGTGGGAGCCGCTGCTGAGCCTCGTGATCCTCCTGGCGAGCTGCGTGGCCGCGATCGTGATCGGCGCGAAGATCTACGAGAACTCGCTCCTGCGCATGGGGACGCGCGTGAAGCTGAAGGAGGCACTGCGCGGCTGA
- a CDS encoding benzoate/H(+) symporter BenE family transporter, producing the protein MPDTAAISRPNGVSRPILAGVVTALVGFTSSFAVVLTGLHAVGATPAQAASGLLTLSLTMGLACIVLAWRYRMPITAAWSTPGAALLAATGAVEGGWPAAVGAFLVASALILLTALWPALGALIARIPPSIAQAMLAGVLLPLCLAPITGLVANPWGVVPVVVTWLIFARFAPRWAVPLAFVTAAVVVAVTLVQAGAPVDPALLLPRFELTAPRFTVGALVGLALPLFIVTMASQNVPGVAIMRSFGYEVPWRPAMLVTGLGTALGAPAGGHAINLAAISAALAAAPDADPDPRRRWVAGVSTGASYLVLGGFSAAFAALVLLAPEAVIPAVAGLALFAAFGSSVQQAIDDPGERLPAVVTFLVAASGVAVLGVSAAFWALIAGLLVRTVLHTRR; encoded by the coding sequence ATGCCAGACACCGCTGCGATCTCCCGCCCGAACGGGGTGTCCCGCCCGATCCTGGCCGGCGTCGTCACGGCGCTCGTGGGCTTCACGAGCTCCTTCGCCGTCGTGCTCACCGGGCTCCACGCCGTGGGCGCGACGCCCGCGCAGGCGGCCAGCGGGCTTCTCACCCTGAGCCTGACGATGGGCCTCGCGTGCATCGTGCTCGCCTGGCGATATCGGATGCCGATCACCGCAGCGTGGTCGACTCCCGGCGCCGCACTGCTCGCCGCGACCGGCGCGGTGGAGGGCGGGTGGCCGGCCGCGGTGGGCGCCTTCCTCGTGGCCTCCGCACTCATCCTGCTGACCGCGCTCTGGCCGGCGCTGGGCGCGCTGATCGCCCGCATCCCGCCGTCGATCGCCCAGGCGATGCTCGCCGGTGTGCTGCTGCCGCTCTGCCTCGCACCGATCACCGGCCTCGTGGCGAACCCCTGGGGCGTCGTGCCCGTCGTGGTGACCTGGCTGATCTTCGCCCGGTTCGCGCCGCGGTGGGCGGTTCCACTGGCCTTCGTCACGGCGGCCGTGGTCGTCGCGGTCACGCTCGTGCAGGCGGGGGCGCCCGTCGATCCCGCGCTGCTGCTGCCGCGATTCGAGCTCACGGCTCCGAGGTTCACGGTCGGCGCGCTGGTCGGCCTGGCGCTGCCGCTGTTCATCGTGACGATGGCCTCGCAGAACGTCCCCGGCGTCGCGATCATGCGCAGCTTCGGGTACGAGGTGCCCTGGCGCCCGGCGATGCTGGTCACCGGACTCGGCACCGCGCTCGGCGCACCGGCCGGCGGGCACGCGATCAACCTCGCCGCGATCAGCGCGGCCCTCGCCGCAGCGCCGGATGCCGACCCCGACCCGCGACGACGCTGGGTCGCCGGAGTCTCCACGGGTGCGTCGTACCTGGTGCTCGGCGGGTTCTCGGCCGCGTTCGCCGCCCTCGTCCTCCTCGCGCCCGAGGCCGTGATCCCCGCGGTCGCCGGTCTCGCCCTGTTCGCCGCGTTCGGGTCATCGGTGCAGCAGGCGATCGACGACCCCGGCGAACGGCTCCCCGCCGTGGTGACCTTCCTGGTCGCGGCATCCGGCGTCGCGGTGCTCGGCGTCAGCGCCGCGTTCTGGGCGCTCATCGCCGGCCTTCTGGTGCGCACGGTGCTGCACACCCGGCGCTGA